In the Diprion similis isolate iyDipSimi1 chromosome 2, iyDipSimi1.1, whole genome shotgun sequence genome, one interval contains:
- the LOC124415893 gene encoding Ig-like and fibronectin type-III domain-containing protein 1 isoform X2, giving the protein MLQGNSNPINVLLAVLLILLVTVTSTLASTGMPSIRDSITHPVHVYEGDDALITCVVRNIGDNVVMWKKEDRPKHSRRILTAGDSRVTGDRRVSVIHDSGGDVWVLAIKNAKPADSGLYVCEVNSDPVLRSFHKLSVLSRALLPPENATDVNLYSTQKEVYAKSHNYTTCCQSENVNASCLGFCSIQSILEGNTGQDPENCEADFPSIVKCMADGRNHVPCCIQESVPDICQDVCRGDYTVITENVKTHFSCSAYTEKTLACIVEGIQLLPSPPTLLNVESLTDKSLRVTWSPPDANRESVTEFLVNVTALRHFDEHPSDIDSTGTVPTENATMLVKVRGNVLSTVVTDLKPFTMYEVRVVSLNIHGSSLPSYAVRTLTFSPGRMNPTAVVDTPHLPDTRGCCVSKGVSDPGCVEKLCDPSSIDHAEIHNLMICAPWAPDTFACLSNGIDHTPCCQARGLPDICQPFCSGNVTVINFNHFRCLSYMMVYKNCLLDGYGVLPSAPTSIQISNVDTDFAILQWSPPKTLGDTVKGYNVYYRELTDDFSTAVYEEHLDVHSPTILTNLTHDTDYEVYVEARNIHGVGDPSARIIFRTQSKVLVDKEEEASYYNITSCCVETNLNSICMPLCTYDASMSDIRTLASVCDSDFHKILKCAAGGRNHNDCCSRRGVPAGCMTLCSGVIVDSLISTATSCIPFIGNIVQCLEEGVDTLPGPISELHATEITDSSVKLDWEPPTDGSNVTDYIVYYQKVDNTSMHETVSKLDHQINVTETSAAITGLENHKLYQIFVVSRNKHGTSLPTSILMINITSIEIDDKGVHAVTSPPHSLAVSGHSATWVTISWQPPEFSHPSENLTYELLYKSTADQQFQHIQTSITSHRIQNLIPNAQYIVFVTAHSKKGISLPSETLIAWTDPAYPAYVEPPTVHPINLVVEGSSMTILCIAMGTPMPTISLYISGRLVYQETTRHMVTVVNNVTRDMDQISCYADNGYGTPMQASRKISISHVPHVTASVITVAALGDSVVLECKVEAYPEPKMLFWRDKSGRVPVIQGGKYNINVQPSKDTETEYVMQLTINKISEMDEGDYFCHAENAFGSGTQPVSVRIRNVAATNNVTQCCIEQNVTSGCMEACSFYLDIDAVIDKPQCINDFDKLMKCAADGSDHRSCCAKWDVPRRCLDWCRGEPLLNNKFCVLSYTRPIMSCFQEGRDRLPGPPQAISVDVVDPHTVNVHWTPPVKNPHTVEVYRVFWRPKGATKGNTTKNDTKTTNLVISGLKEGVIYECVVKAGNHLGTSTLSEQVEFITGDKYVTSALGDSGSHVGTVIGIILAVVFVACIVVAGVWFVRTKRLNAKGQGGVAFENPSYLREVNMDHIQDQSQVNGVATSVTSGGTGWKQETLNVPSGQMGSMASHESSAPYEELKLGQDSAGFKKLCP; this is encoded by the exons TGCTCTCCAGGGCGCTTTTACCACCGGAAAACGCAACGGATGTGAATCTGTACTCGACGCAGAAGGAGGTTTACGCAAAAAGTCACAACTACACGACATGCTGTCAGAGCGAGAACGTCAACGCTAGTTGTCTTGGCTTTTGCAGTATTCAGAGCATCCTGGAAGGCAACACCGGCCAAGACCCGGAAAATTGCGAGGCCGACTTTCCATCTATCGTAAAATGCATGGCAG ACGGACGCAACCACGTACCATGCTGCATCCAGGAATCGGTGCCCGACATCTGCCAGGACGTCTGTCGTGGCGACTACACGGTCATCACGGAAAATGTCAAAACTCACTTCTCCTGTTCGGCCTACACTGAAAAAACGCTCGCCTGCATTGTTGAAGGAATAC aattacTACCGTCACCACCAACGCTTCTTAACGTGGAATCGCTCACTGACAAATCATTGCGGGTAACTTGGTCACCGCCGGATGCAAACAGGGAATCGGTCACCGAGTTTCTCGTCAACGTAACGGCTCTTCGACACTTTGACGAACATCCCAGTGACATTGATTCGACCGGAACGGTGCCGACGG AAAACGCGACGATGCTGGTCAAGGTCCGTGGAAACGTGCTGTCCACTGTGGTTACCGACCTGAAACCATTTACAATGTATGAGGTTCGCGTCGTCTCCCTAAATATTCACGGAAGCAGTCTTCCCAGCTACGCGGTCAGAACGCTCACCTTTTCTCCTGGACGAATGAACCCTACCGCCGTTGTCGACACTCCCCATCTCCCGGATACCCGCGGCTGCTGCGTCAGCAAGGGGGTCTCTGATCCTGG CTGCGTCGAGAAGCTCTGCGATCCGTCCTCGATCGATCATGCAGAAATTCATAACCTAATGATCTGTGCTCCGTGGGCCCCCGATACCTTTGCCTGTTTGAGCAACGGAATTGATCATACGCCGTGTTGTCAAGCTCGTGGATTACCGGACATCTGCCAACCATTCTGCAGCGGCAACGTgactgtaattaatttcaatcactTCAG ATGCTTGAGTTACATGATGGTATACAAGAACTGCTTGTTGGATGGTTACGGTGTACTGCCGTCAGCCCCTACCAGTATTCAGATCTCCAACGTCGACACGGACTTTGCAATCCTGCAATGGTCACCTCCGAAAACGCTTGGTGATACGGTCAAAGGCTACAACGTATACTACAGGGAGCTAACCGACGACTTTTCTACAGCTGTTTACGAAGAACACTTGGATGTACATAGTCCTACAATATTAACCAATTTGACCCATGACACTGACTACGAAGTTTACGTAGAGGCACGAAATATCCACGGAGTCGGCGACCCATCGGCGAGAATAATCTTCAGAACTCAGAGCAAG GTCCTTGTCGATAAGGAAGAAGAGGCGTCTTATTACAACATCACATCATGTTGCGTGGAGACGAACCTGAACAGTATTTGTATGCCTTTGTGCACCTACGATGCTTCGATGTCTGATATTCGAACACTGGCGTCTGTGTGCGATTCCGATTTCCATAAAATACTCAAATGTGCAGCTGGAGGTAGAAATCACAACGATTGTTGTAGCCGCCGCGGAGTCCCTGCGGGATGCATGACTCTTTGCAGCGGAGTTATTGTCGATAGCCTCATCAGTACTGCGACAAGTTGTATTCCATTTATTGGCAACATCGTTCAGTGTCTTGAGGAAG GCGTCGATACGTTACCGGGTCCCATTTCTGAGCTACACGCTACTGAAATCACAGACAGTTCAGTAAAATTGGATTGGGAACCGCCAACCGACGGATCAAACGTTACCGATTACATAGTATACTACCAAAAAGTTGACAATACCTCGATGCACGAGACGGTCAGCAAGCTCGATCAT CAAATAAATGTTACCGAAACATCCGCCGCCATTACCGGCTTAGAAAATCACAagttatatcaaatttttgttgtGTCTCGTAACAAACACGGAACTTCCTTGCCGACTTCGATTTTAATGATCAACATAACGAGTATCG AAATTGACGACAAAGGTGTTCACGCTGTTACGTCACCGCCGCATTCTCTCGCCGTTTCGGGGCACAGTGCAACCTGGGTAACAATTTCTTGGCAGCCGCCAGAGTTCTCACATCCTTCGGAAAATCTGACGTACGAGTTATTGTACAAAAGTACAGCCGATCAACAGTTCCAGCATATTCAAACATCCATCACATCACACAGAATTCAGAATTTGATACCGAACGCGCAATACATTGTCTTTGTAACTGCCCATAGTAAGAAGGGTATCAGCCTACCCAGCGAGACTCTCATTGCATGGACGGATCCTGCATATCCCGCGTATGTTGAG CCACCGACTGTTCATCCGATCAACCTCGTTGTAGAAGGCAGCAGCATGACCATTTTGTGCATTGCGATGGGTACGCCAATGCCGACAATCAGTTTATACATTAGCGGGCGACTTGTCTATCAAGAAACGACGAGGCACATGGTTACTGTTGTGAACAACGTAACACGAGATATGGATCAAATTAGTTGCTATGCAGACAACGGTTACGGAACACCCAtgcaggccagcagaaaaatttcaatcagcc ACGTACCGCACGTAACCGCATCCGTCATAACAGTGGCCGCTTTGGGTGATTCAGTGGTATTGGAATGCAAAGTCGAAGCATATCCAGAACCCAAGATGCTCTTCTGGAGAGATAAAAGTGGTCGCGTCCCCGTCATCCAAGGTGGGAAGTACAACATCAACGTTCAGCCAAGTAAAGAT ACCGAAACTGAGTACGTGATGCAATTAACCATCAATAAGATATCTGAAATGGACGAAGGCGATTACTTTTGCCATGCGGAAAATGCGTTCGGAAGTGGCACGCAGCCCGTGAGTGTCCGAATCAGGAACGTTGCCGCGACTAATAACGTTACACAATGCTGTATCGAACAGAACGTAACCAGTGGTTGTATGGAAGCGTGCAGTTTTTATTTGGACATAGACGCAGTCATCGACAAGCCGCAATGTATCAACGACTTTGACAAGCTCATGAAATGCGCCGCCG ACGGATCCGATCACAGATCCTGCTGTGCAAAGTGGGATGTGCCTCGGCGCTGCCTGGACTGGTGCCGCGGAGAGCCGCTGCTCAACAACAAATTCTGCGTCTTGTCCTACACAAGACCTATAATGAGCTGTTTCCAAGAAGGGCGAGACCGTTTACCGGGTCCACCACAAGCAATCAGTGTAGACGTTGTAGATCCTCATACCGTAAATGTTCATTGGACACCACCGGTTAAGAATCCGCATACGGTGGAAGTGTACAG AGTATTTTGGCGCCCCAAGGGAGCAACAAAGGGTAACACCACTAAGAATGACACGAAAACTACGAACTTAGTTATCTCAGGATTAAAAGAAGGTGTAATATACGAATGCGTGGTTAAAGCTGGTAATCACTTGGGTACGAGTACCCTTTCTGAACAAGTGGAGTTTATTACTGGGGACAAATACGTAACGTCTGCACTCGGAG ATTCTGGATCTCACGTAGGAACAGTAATCGGAATCATATTGGCTGTTGTTTTTGTGGCTTGTATCGTCGTCGCTGGTGTTTGGTTCGTTAGAACGAAACGACTAAATGCTAAAGGACAAGGTGGTGTTGCATTTGAAAATCCAAGTTACCTCAGAGAAGTGAACATGGATCATATCCAAGATCAGTCACAGGTCAACGGGGTCGCGACTTCG GTAACGTCTGGAGGTACTGGCTGGAAACAAGAAACGTTGAACGTACCGTCTGGTCAAATGGGTTCAATGGCGAGTCACGAGTCAAGTGCACCCTATGAAGAACTGAAGCTTGGACAAGACAGCGCTGGATTCAAAAAACTTTGCCCGTAG